From the genome of Thiovibrio frasassiensis:
ATCTCCTGCTCCTTGAAACTTTGCAGAAGGATATATTGGGAAACGGTATGGAGCAGCAGGAAGGAAGAGAGAAAGGTAAGACCGAGAATGACCAGGGTCTTTCTTCTGATGGAACGGAACACCAGAAAACGACGGAGAAAGGTCTTTGCTGAATCATTTGCAGGCATCGGTTCTCTCCCAAGAGGAGGACGCTACGTAGTACTACCTATTTTCAATATACGTAAAAAACACGGGGAAGCCTTCTTTTTTTCAATGTTTTCTTAAATAATTCAGCCAGATATACCTATCACACAGAAGGCGCAATACCATTATTCCCCCCCTGCCGTGACTGCGCCACCCCTAAAATTTGCACAAAAAAGCCTGGCGGCCGATACACTGGCAGCCAGGCTTTTCAACTCTTGGAGACAATCGGGACCTCAAGCGCGGGTGAGGTGACGGTATTTGATCCGGTGGGGCTGGTCGGCGGCATCGCCCAATCTCGCCTTGCGGTCCGCCTCGTATTCGGAGTAGTTGCCGTCGAACCAGACCACCTGGGAATCCCCCTCAAAGGCGAGGATGTGGGTGGCGATCCGGTCGAGGAACCAACGGTCATGACTGATGACCACGGCGCAGCCGCCGAAGTTCTCCAGCGCCTCTTCGAGCGCCCGCAGGGCACTGACGTCCAGATCGTTGGTGGGCTCGTCCAGCAGGATGACGTTGGCCCCTTCTTTCAGCATCCGAGCCAGATGCACCCGGTTGCGCTGGCCACCGGAGAGAAGCCCCACCTTTTTCTGCTGGTCGGTGCCGGAGAAATTAAATCTGCCCACATAGGCGCGGGAATTCACCTCGCGGTCGCCCATGGTAATGGTTTCCTGCCCTTCGGAGATGGCCTGCCAGATCGTCTGTTCCGGGTCCAGCACGTCGCGGGACTGATCCACATAGGCGAGCTTCACCGCCTCGCCCAGACGGATGGTGCCCGAATCGGGCTTATCCTGCCCGCTGATCATCTTAAACAAGGTGGTCTTGCCCGCGCCGTTGGGACCGATCACCCCGACGATGCCGCCGGGCGGCAGGGAGAAGGTCAGGTTCTCAAAGAGCAGCCGGTCGCCGAAGGATTTACTGATCCCCTCTGCTTCGATAACGATCTTGCCCAAACGCGGTCCGGGCGGGATGTAGATCTCCAGATCCTGAGTGCGCTTTTCCGCATCCTTACTCAGCAGATCTTCATAGGCACTGATTCTGGCCTTGGACTTGGCATGCCTGCCCTTGGGGCTCATGCGGATCCACTCCAACTCATGCTGCAGAGTCTTACGCCGCTTGGACTCTTCCTTTTCCTCTTTGGCCAGCCGCTTCTCCTTCTGCTCCAGCCAGGAGGAGTAATTGCCCTTCCAGGGAATGCCCTGGCCCCGGTCCAGCTCCAGAATCCAGCCCGCCACATTGTCGAGGAAGTACCGGTCATGGGTCACGGCGATGACCGTGCCTTCATAGCGTTGCAGATGCTGCTCCAGCCAGGAGACGGTTTCGGCGTCCAGATGGTTGGTGGGCTCATCGAGCAACAGGATGTCGGGTTTTTTGAGTAACAGCCGGCACAGGGCCACCCGCCGTTTCTCGCCGCCGGAAAGCACCGAAACCAGAGCCTCCCCAGGCGGGCAGCGCAGGGCGTCCATGGCCATCTCAAGCCTGGCGTCCAGATCCCAGGCGTCCAGGGTGTCGAGTTTCTCCTGTACCACCGCCTGCCGGGCAATGAGCTTGTCCATGGCCTCGTCATCCATGGGCTCGGCGAACTTATTATTGATTTCCTCGAACTCGGCCAGCAGATCCACCGCCTCCTGCGCCCCTTCGCGGACAATCTCGATCACACTCCGGCCCTCATCAAGCAGGGGTTCCTGCTCAAGATAGCCCACGGTCAAGCCTGGGGAGATGTGGGTCTCGCCGTTAAATTCCTTATCCACCCCGGCCAGGATCCGCAACAGCGACGACTTACCCGAGCCGTTCATGCCCAAGACCCCGATCTTGGCCCCGTAGAAATAAGAGAGGCTGATGTCTTTCAGGATCGGTTTCTTGTCGTAAAACTTGGCGACACGGATCATGGAATAGATGATTTTATTGGGCTCGACACTCATTACGGCAACTCCTTTGTTGGCAAGAGAATTTCAGGGAACGATATCAGGGGCAAGGATAGCACAGAGTGGGGAAATCTTCACTTTGAAAAAGCGGCGGTGGGGACCTGGGAATCCCTACCGTTGATCGAGGATTTCCCGGATAGCAGTGGCAAGCTGAGAGATATTGAGCGGCTTCATGATAAAACGGCGAATTCCTGCCCGAAGTGCATCCTCTTCCGAAGCCTGGGAGCTGTACCCGGTGGAAAGAATGATGGGCAGATCCGGGCGGATCTGCAAAAATGCCTTGGCCAGCTCCATGCCGGAAAGATGGGGCATGGTCTGATCGGTCACCACCAGGTCACAACCCTGGGGGTCGGCCCGGAAAGCGGCCAGCGCCTCCTCGCTATCGGCAAAGAGTCGCACACGGTAGCCGAGACGCTCCAGGGCAATTTTCTCCATGGCCACAATGGCCTGTTCATCATCGATGACAAAAATACACTCGCTGCCCTTCGGCGAGGGGCTGCAGATTTCCGGATGAGCCTCCTCGGCAACCTTGTCCGAAACCTGCGGGAAAAAAATTCTGAAGGTCGTGCCCTGGCCGAGGGTACTCGCCACGATAATTTTGCCCCCACCCCCCACGACAAGGCCATGCACGATCGCTAGCCCCATGCCCGCGCCTTTCCCTTGCTCCTTGGTGGTAAAATAGGGCTCAAAGATGTGATCCAGCACCTCTTTTCCCATACCGTGCCCGGTATCGCTCACCACCAGGAGCACATATCCCCCTGCCGGCAAACCGTGGGCTTGCGCCTCTTCCTCCCCCAAGGCCGTATTCTCGAGGAGTACGCTCAGGGTGCCCCCTTGTGCTTCCATGGCATGGGAGGCATTGGTGCAGAGATTCATGATAATCTGGTGAATCCGGGTTGGATCGGCCAGGATGGGCAGGCAATCCGGGGCTATCCGCTGTTGGATCTCGATGCTTGACGGAATGGAGGCGCGCAATAACTTGAGCGCCTCCTTAACCACACACTGGATGCGCATGGGCTTCATTTCCTGCTCGCCCTTGCGGCTGAAGGCCAGGATCTGCTGCACCAACCCCTTAGCCCGGGAGGTTGCCTTGAGCACCTCACCAAGACAGTGGTCCGGCTCGCTTTCCGGAATCATTTTTTGCTTGGCCAACTCGGTATAGCCAAGAATTGCCGCAAGAATATTGTTAAAATCATGGGCGATCCCCCCGGCCAGGGTACCGATGGCTTCCATTTTCTGGGCCTGGCGCAGCTGCGCCTCGAGCACGCTTCTTTCTTCCTCTTCCCGCAGACGCTCGATCTCGGCCGCAGCCTTGACCGCGACAATTCCCATGATCTCCGCAAGCCTTGTTGTGGGCAACAGCTCCCGACTCGAAAAGATGTTGAGCACCCCCAACACATTCTGCTGGCCATCCCGCAACGAGATGCCCACGCAGCTTTCCGCCCCCATCTCCGCGAGAGCCTTGTCCCCGGGGAACAGGCGGCGGAGATCCTTGGGATAGCTCTTGTAGACCTCTTGCACAATCACCTCGCAGGGCGTTCCGGCCAGCGGGTAACTAAAATTCTCCCGTTTCTCTCCCTGGCGGTAAAAGGAAAGCGTCCGCACCTCTCCATCGATCAGGGCGCCGATAAGGCCATACTCCGCGCCAAGCCACTCGCACAACCCCTCGATGATCCGATCAAAACAGTCCGCCCCGGTAACGCCGACCATCCCCCGGACCAGAGCATCGATGGCCCTGTCCGCCTCCTGCGCCGCCTTCCGGCTTTCCGCCTCCCGCAACCCACGGATAACAGCGGGGGCCAACCGGGCCAACTTGTCCTTCATCACATAATCGCAGGCACCGGCCCGCATGATTTCCACGGCGGTTTCCTCGCCCACCGCACCGGAAACCAAGATAAAGGGCAGATCAAGCCCCTTTTCCTGCAAGAGTTGCAGCGCGGCCAAGCCATTGAACTGCGGCATGGAATAGTCGGAGAGAACCAGGTCCCACTCTTGGCTGGCAAGACATGCCGCCATCCCGGCGGCGGCATCTACCCGCTCGTAGCTCGGCGCAAAACCTCCCTTACTCAGCGCCCGCACCACCAAGGCCGCATCATCTTCGGAATCTTCCACCAGCAAAACGCGCAACCTATCGGCCATGGCTCAACCCCGCACCACGGGAGGCGCCTGATTCAGCACCAGCCAATACACACCCAGCTGCCGGATCGCCTCGCTGAACTGGAGGAAATCAACGGGTTTGCGAATAAAACTGTTTGCCCCCAGCGTATAGCTTTTGATCTTGTCCTGCTCCTCGTTGGAGGTGGTGAGAATAACCACCGGCAGCAGCCGGGTTCTCTCGTTGGCCCGGATTTTTGCCAAGACCTCCAGCCCGTTTATCTTGGGCAGATTGATATCGAGCAGAGTGACCTCGGGCATGATGGTCAGATCACGGTCCGCATGCGGACCCGTACCAAAAAGAAAATCCAGGGCCTCCACCCCGTCCCTGGCCACCACCACCTCGTTGAGGATGTTGTTTTTCTGCAGGGCCCGAAGGGTCAGGGCCTCGTCGTCCGGATTGTCCTCAACCAATAGAATCATATTCTTCCTCATAACTGTTACTCCCTTAGCAGCCAGCTTTTTACAGGGAGAAATAAAAGGTTGCCCCTTGTCCCACCGCACCCTCCGCCCGGACTGTGCCGCCGTGCCGATGGATAATCCTCTGCACCGTGGCCAGGCCAATGCCCGTCCCTTCAAATTCCTGAGAAGAGTGCAGCCGCTGGAAGGCGCCGAACAGTTTGTCACCATAGGCCATGTCAAAACCCGCGCCATTATCCTTCACAAAGAGGAACTCCTTGCCGCCTTCTTCCCGCCGGCCGAAGGCAATCCGTGCCTCCGGGGTTTTCGCGGTGAATTTCCAGGCATTGCCCAGCAGATTATCGAGCACTGCCCGCAGCAAGACAGCATCCCCGAAAACCGTTATCCCCTTGGCAATTTCAAAGACAACCTTCCGCTGCGGCGCCGTGTGTTGGAGGTCTTCAACAATCTCGCCGGCCAGAACGCTGAGATCGACCTCCTGCCGATTGATCTCGCCCCTGGAAAGCCGGGAAAGCTGCAGCATATCGTCGATCAAGTGGCCCATCCGCACACATCCGGCCCGGATACGACCGAGATAATCCTTGGCCGCGCCATCCAGGGTCTCGCCGTAATCCTCCAGCAGGGCCATACTGAAGCCATCGATGCCGCGCAGCGGCGCCCGCAGATCGTGGGAAACCGAATAGGCAAAGGAGTCGAGTTCTTTATTCGCCGCGGCAATCTGGGCGGTGCGCTCCTCCACCCTCGCTTCGAGCTCTTCGTTGGCTTGGCGCACCTCTTCCTCCGCTCTGCGGCGCTCGAGCACCTCCTGCTGCAAGTCCTCGGTCCTGGCCCGCACCATATCGCGAAGCCGGGTGTTGAAAAGCAGCAAGCCGGCCAGCACCAACAGCCCGGTAAAGGAAGAGGCACAAACAATATAGAGAAGATAGTACTGGTGTTCCATGGGAGCCCGGATCGACTCGATCGCCCGGATATCGCCGACCTTCTCGCCAAAACCACCCAGCCCCGGATAGAGGCTTTGAAGACCGAGGGGCGCATCCTGCCGGTCTCCATGGCAGACCATGCACCTCTGCTGGTTCACCAGAAAAGGCAGGGCGACATAGAGGTAGTCCTTGCCATCGATCCGGACAACCTCCCGGTACTTCTTAACCTCCTTGTTCGCATTGAACATCCGGATCAGCTTTTCTTCCAAGGCGTCCGCCTTGTTCACCGGATTGCGCGGATTGATGGCGGCCATCTTGTAGTAAACTTCCTCGAGACCAGCGGCCTTACGCTCCTCATTGTATGCCCGGTGCTGGTTTCTGACCATGAACGAAGAGGAGAGGATCTCCGGGGCGTAAAACTTTTCCGCAACCATGCCTTCCGCTTTCAATTTGTAGAAAGCGGGATGCATGATTTCCTGGATATAACGATGCACCCCTTTGTGGGAGAGGAGTACGGCTTGGATGTTTCTTTCCGCCTCGTTGAGCACATAGAGATGGGCAAGTTGGTACAGCCCGACGGCAACAACGCAGGCAACCCCCAGCGCCAACACGGTTATTTTCCAATAGTGGTGCCTTGGTTGTGGAACAAAACGGTGTGATTCTGACCCCATGACTTCCTCCCTGAACAGGTACGTCCATTATAGGGACGGGTTGTCTATGAAGTCAAACAAAGAAGCAAGGCGAGAGAAATGCGTTCCCCCACAGAATTCTTCAACAGGAAACCCGGTTGCGCCCGCCTTCCTTGGCCCGATACAACGCCTTATCCGCCGCCTTGATCACGGATTGGGAGATGGTTTTTCTGGCTGTATCGCCCTGGGCCAGACCGATACTGATGGTGAGCGAGACCTTTTTCCCGGAGTCCCCACCCTGCTTCCTATTGCTCTGGCTCTTGCCGGCTCGCCCCGCGCTCCGGACCTTAAACCCTGCCTCCGCA
Proteins encoded in this window:
- a CDS encoding response regulator, which codes for MADRLRVLLVEDSEDDAALVVRALSKGGFAPSYERVDAAAGMAACLASQEWDLVLSDYSMPQFNGLAALQLLQEKGLDLPFILVSGAVGEETAVEIMRAGACDYVMKDKLARLAPAVIRGLREAESRKAAQEADRAIDALVRGMVGVTGADCFDRIIEGLCEWLGAEYGLIGALIDGEVRTLSFYRQGEKRENFSYPLAGTPCEVIVQEVYKSYPKDLRRLFPGDKALAEMGAESCVGISLRDGQQNVLGVLNIFSSRELLPTTRLAEIMGIVAVKAAAEIERLREEEERSVLEAQLRQAQKMEAIGTLAGGIAHDFNNILAAILGYTELAKQKMIPESEPDHCLGEVLKATSRAKGLVQQILAFSRKGEQEMKPMRIQCVVKEALKLLRASIPSSIEIQQRIAPDCLPILADPTRIHQIIMNLCTNASHAMEAQGGTLSVLLENTALGEEEAQAHGLPAGGYVLLVVSDTGHGMGKEVLDHIFEPYFTTKEQGKGAGMGLAIVHGLVVGGGGKIIVASTLGQGTTFRIFFPQVSDKVAEEAHPEICSPSPKGSECIFVIDDEQAIVAMEKIALERLGYRVRLFADSEEALAAFRADPQGCDLVVTDQTMPHLSGMELAKAFLQIRPDLPIILSTGYSSQASEEDALRAGIRRFIMKPLNISQLATAIREILDQR
- a CDS encoding c-type heme family protein — its product is MGSESHRFVPQPRHHYWKITVLALGVACVVAVGLYQLAHLYVLNEAERNIQAVLLSHKGVHRYIQEIMHPAFYKLKAEGMVAEKFYAPEILSSSFMVRNQHRAYNEERKAAGLEEVYYKMAAINPRNPVNKADALEEKLIRMFNANKEVKKYREVVRIDGKDYLYVALPFLVNQQRCMVCHGDRQDAPLGLQSLYPGLGGFGEKVGDIRAIESIRAPMEHQYYLLYIVCASSFTGLLVLAGLLLFNTRLRDMVRARTEDLQQEVLERRRAEEEVRQANEELEARVEERTAQIAAANKELDSFAYSVSHDLRAPLRGIDGFSMALLEDYGETLDGAAKDYLGRIRAGCVRMGHLIDDMLQLSRLSRGEINRQEVDLSVLAGEIVEDLQHTAPQRKVVFEIAKGITVFGDAVLLRAVLDNLLGNAWKFTAKTPEARIAFGRREEGGKEFLFVKDNGAGFDMAYGDKLFGAFQRLHSSQEFEGTGIGLATVQRIIHRHGGTVRAEGAVGQGATFYFSL
- a CDS encoding response regulator, which translates into the protein MRKNMILLVEDNPDDEALTLRALQKNNILNEVVVARDGVEALDFLFGTGPHADRDLTIMPEVTLLDINLPKINGLEVLAKIRANERTRLLPVVILTTSNEEQDKIKSYTLGANSFIRKPVDFLQFSEAIRQLGVYWLVLNQAPPVVRG
- the ettA gene encoding energy-dependent translational throttle protein EttA, with product MSVEPNKIIYSMIRVAKFYDKKPILKDISLSYFYGAKIGVLGMNGSGKSSLLRILAGVDKEFNGETHISPGLTVGYLEQEPLLDEGRSVIEIVREGAQEAVDLLAEFEEINNKFAEPMDDEAMDKLIARQAVVQEKLDTLDAWDLDARLEMAMDALRCPPGEALVSVLSGGEKRRVALCRLLLKKPDILLLDEPTNHLDAETVSWLEQHLQRYEGTVIAVTHDRYFLDNVAGWILELDRGQGIPWKGNYSSWLEQKEKRLAKEEKEESKRRKTLQHELEWIRMSPKGRHAKSKARISAYEDLLSKDAEKRTQDLEIYIPPGPRLGKIVIEAEGISKSFGDRLLFENLTFSLPPGGIVGVIGPNGAGKTTLFKMISGQDKPDSGTIRLGEAVKLAYVDQSRDVLDPEQTIWQAISEGQETITMGDREVNSRAYVGRFNFSGTDQQKKVGLLSGGQRNRVHLARMLKEGANVILLDEPTNDLDVSALRALEEALENFGGCAVVISHDRWFLDRIATHILAFEGDSQVVWFDGNYSEYEADRKARLGDAADQPHRIKYRHLTRA